One window of the Halorussus sp. MSC15.2 genome contains the following:
- a CDS encoding ABC transporter ATP-binding protein, translating to MDRNEDPLIEVENVSKWFDMSQGVMDRLMGKEPNPVKAVDDVSFTINEGDIMGIAGESGCGKTTLGKLLVQLHEPTSGSIRFDGNDITDMSNEEEKEFRKRVQMIFQDPFESLNPRMTVFQSVVEPLRINDMHDGYNERRDRVIEVLNEVGLSPAEAYLNEFPKELSGGELQRVAIARALVVNPDFVVCDEPVSMLDVSIRAGVLNLMKELQDEYGLTYVFISHDLSLIRYMCDRTAIMYLGDLIEQGPTDDVVMDPKHPYTEALFDAVPEVDPESKRHRANVTGEVPNPRNPPSGCRFHPRCSEIIPPENWTGDQPAFRRVFKFKRQVVTEQLDPEDVGIGPGTPPDRAADELLEHGLALELPEEHKSEGERGTTIEWQRLDIPQDAEQTLRETARRVVDGDYDAAREILDGEFETICAREHPDLRTAGDQITACHLYEGEHQETRRARSNADD from the coding sequence ATGGACCGAAACGAAGACCCACTGATAGAAGTCGAGAACGTCTCGAAGTGGTTCGACATGTCTCAGGGGGTCATGGACCGCCTGATGGGCAAAGAGCCGAACCCCGTGAAGGCAGTGGACGACGTGTCGTTCACTATCAACGAAGGCGACATTATGGGCATCGCGGGCGAGTCCGGGTGCGGGAAGACCACGCTCGGCAAACTGCTCGTGCAACTCCACGAACCCACCTCGGGAAGCATCCGGTTCGACGGCAACGACATCACCGACATGTCCAACGAGGAGGAGAAGGAGTTCCGCAAGCGGGTCCAGATGATATTTCAGGACCCCTTCGAGAGCCTCAACCCCCGGATGACGGTGTTCCAGTCGGTCGTGGAACCGCTCCGAATCAACGACATGCACGACGGGTACAACGAGCGCCGCGACCGCGTCATCGAGGTGCTGAACGAGGTGGGCCTGTCGCCCGCCGAGGCGTACCTCAACGAGTTCCCGAAGGAACTCTCCGGCGGCGAACTCCAGCGAGTCGCCATCGCGCGGGCGCTGGTGGTCAATCCGGACTTCGTCGTCTGTGACGAACCCGTCTCGATGCTCGACGTGTCCATCCGGGCGGGCGTCCTGAACCTGATGAAGGAGTTGCAGGACGAGTACGGCCTGACCTACGTCTTCATCAGCCACGACCTCTCGCTCATCCGGTACATGTGCGACCGGACTGCCATCATGTACCTGGGCGACCTCATCGAGCAGGGGCCGACCGACGACGTGGTGATGGACCCGAAACACCCCTACACAGAGGCGCTGTTCGACGCGGTGCCAGAAGTGGACCCCGAGTCCAAGCGCCACCGCGCCAACGTCACGGGCGAGGTTCCGAATCCGCGGAACCCGCCGTCGGGGTGCCGGTTCCATCCCCGTTGTTCGGAGATAATCCCGCCGGAGAACTGGACCGGCGACCAACCCGCCTTCCGCCGCGTGTTCAAGTTCAAACGACAAGTGGTCACCGAGCAACTCGACCCGGAAGATGTCGGAATCGGTCCGGGGACACCGCCGGACCGGGCCGCAGACGAGTTGCTCGAACACGGACTCGCGCTCGAACTCCCCGAGGAACACAAATCCGAGGGCGAGAGGGGAACCACTATCGAGTGGCAGCGACTCGACATCCCGCAGGACGCCGAGCAGACCTTGCGGGAGACCGCCAGACGAGTCGTGGACGGCGACTACGACGCGGCCCGGGAGATACTCGACGGCGAGTTCGAGACTATCTGTGCACGGGAGCACCCCGACCTGCGGACGGCGGGCGACCAGATAACCGCGTGCCACCTCTACGAGGGTGAGCACCAAGAGACGAGGAGAGCGCGGTCGAACGCCGACGACTGA
- a CDS encoding ABC transporter ATP-binding protein, translating to MSLLEVNDLSVRYDAGESQVHAVDGVSFSVEHGETFGLVGESGCGKTTLGKSLVHLLDANGYVERGEVWFDGTLPRWEDQNGEPRREIIDDDQYPVREDGKTDLTELDDQDIRDVRWRDIALIPQSAMNALNPVYKVGDQIIEAILRHEPDTTKAEADERARDLLERVGIEPNRADDYAHEYSGGMKQRAVIAMAMACNPDMLIADEPTTALDVIIQDRILEEIEELQDEFDVSILVISHDISVMAEICDKLGVMYGGKMMESGPKEDVLESSANPYTLGLKNSFPTVKQEQQQLVSIPGSPPTLLDPSDGCRFADRCPFVVDECHTSHPPMYDVEAAEMGTRTEASDRHAHRSACYRVDDLEQMREDAAKEETWTETKTH from the coding sequence ATGTCACTACTCGAAGTCAACGACCTTTCGGTGCGGTACGACGCCGGAGAATCGCAGGTTCACGCCGTGGACGGCGTGAGCTTCAGCGTCGAACACGGCGAAACGTTCGGTCTCGTCGGCGAGTCGGGATGCGGAAAGACGACGCTCGGCAAATCGCTCGTCCACCTCCTCGACGCCAACGGGTACGTGGAGCGAGGCGAAGTGTGGTTCGACGGGACGCTCCCGAGGTGGGAGGACCAGAACGGCGAACCGCGTCGGGAGATAATCGATGACGACCAGTATCCCGTCCGCGAAGACGGGAAGACCGACCTCACCGAACTCGACGACCAAGACATCCGCGACGTGCGGTGGCGCGACATCGCGCTCATCCCCCAGAGCGCGATGAACGCGCTGAATCCGGTCTACAAGGTGGGTGACCAGATAATCGAGGCCATCCTCCGCCACGAACCGGACACGACGAAGGCGGAGGCCGACGAGCGCGCACGCGACCTGCTGGAACGGGTCGGTATCGAACCCAATCGGGCGGACGACTACGCCCACGAGTACTCCGGCGGGATGAAGCAGCGTGCGGTTATCGCCATGGCGATGGCATGCAACCCCGACATGCTCATCGCCGACGAACCGACCACCGCGCTCGACGTCATCATTCAGGACCGCATCCTCGAGGAGATAGAGGAGCTACAGGACGAGTTCGACGTGTCCATCCTCGTCATCAGCCACGACATCAGCGTGATGGCCGAAATTTGTGACAAACTCGGGGTGATGTACGGCGGTAAGATGATGGAGAGCGGGCCGAAAGAGGACGTGCTGGAGTCGTCCGCGAACCCGTACACGCTCGGACTGAAGAACTCGTTCCCGACGGTCAAACAGGAACAACAGCAGTTGGTCTCGATTCCGGGGTCGCCGCCGACCCTGCTCGACCCCAGTGACGGCTGTCGGTTCGCGGACCGATGTCCGTTCGTCGTAGACGAGTGCCACACGTCGCATCCGCCGATGTACGACGTGGAGGCCGCCGAGATGGGGACGCGGACCGAAGCGAGCGACCGCCACGCCCACCGTTCGGCGTGTTACCGGGTCGACGACCTCGAACAGATGCGCGAAGACGCAGCCAAGGAGGAAACATGGACCGAAACGAAGACCCACTGA
- a CDS encoding ABC transporter substrate-binding protein — protein sequence MPHRRNRSDGANDSRRKFLKASGAGAVALSLAGCSGGGDQTTTADSTTEETTNSEPKTVTGSSEDIPQGGTLTYGMSAKPDSSNVLVASSVYSGVALFRVYESGVALDPIANEVKPWVFSDWTIEKSDKPTIYFNMQKGLKWNDGEDFTKEDVLFTFRYCMENVPGQYASTIEPMESIKESSKSDWDFALKLNKPIGYWEYDTLGTLPLLPKHKWEGKDFKKYDPMKANPDHGPVGLGPGRLTKFQPDTSMQLVLDNEHYYDTLSQLDWRKEHEQIIAGGPFLDKVNFKIYGSKTAMTQAFLQGEIDTHYGSMKTSKLSKVKNNDGMGLVKGIGSGFSYFGFNGRRKPLDDVAFKQTMSFLFDEYFWIQRLLQNNAIKGDFAQTPGYPAPRPDYQFASEDEMLTHPATNAFDFRSAEAAVPDVEAIRKFITDGKVIDGSSGTYAGKDYPGSLSGIKASQSEAKYDYTFGKVKSSVLKDHQSADKEIRVDGKTIPEVMDGEPITIFIDPPKKTPKEAKAIQRWTDNLKTVGIPVKTQTLSFNTMLSKVYQQEDFDIYPMGWGGTGPFGSSAYAFFHSDNADDLSKKDHKSDKLNVESTLYNAVGYGLSGGSADKLLSDARTELNPDKRDKLSAKALERIYLDMPYFLMDYEKMKWPVNTEKFGGFIDGLVDPPYASFGTALNNIHLKE from the coding sequence ATGCCACACCGGCGCAACCGATCGGATGGTGCGAACGATAGCCGACGAAAGTTCCTGAAAGCGAGTGGTGCTGGTGCCGTCGCCCTCTCTCTTGCAGGCTGTAGCGGTGGCGGTGACCAGACGACTACGGCCGACTCCACGACCGAAGAGACGACGAATTCCGAACCGAAAACGGTCACGGGGTCCTCCGAGGATATCCCGCAAGGTGGGACGCTCACCTACGGGATGTCCGCGAAACCTGACTCGTCGAACGTCCTCGTGGCGAGTTCGGTCTACTCCGGCGTCGCCCTGTTCCGCGTCTACGAGTCCGGCGTCGCCCTCGACCCCATCGCCAACGAGGTCAAACCGTGGGTCTTCAGCGACTGGACCATCGAGAAGTCCGACAAGCCGACCATCTACTTCAACATGCAGAAGGGGCTGAAGTGGAACGACGGCGAGGACTTCACCAAGGAAGACGTCCTGTTCACGTTCCGTTACTGCATGGAGAACGTGCCGGGCCAGTACGCGAGTACCATCGAACCGATGGAGAGCATCAAGGAGTCCTCGAAGAGCGACTGGGACTTCGCCCTCAAACTCAACAAGCCAATCGGCTACTGGGAGTACGACACCCTCGGGACGCTTCCCCTGCTCCCCAAGCACAAGTGGGAAGGGAAGGACTTCAAGAAGTACGACCCGATGAAGGCCAACCCGGACCACGGTCCGGTCGGTCTCGGCCCGGGTCGGCTCACGAAGTTCCAGCCCGACACCTCGATGCAGCTCGTTCTCGACAACGAGCACTACTACGACACGCTCAGTCAACTCGACTGGCGGAAGGAACACGAACAGATAATCGCTGGCGGGCCGTTCCTCGACAAGGTCAACTTCAAGATTTACGGCAGCAAGACCGCGATGACCCAAGCGTTCCTGCAGGGCGAAATCGACACCCACTACGGGAGCATGAAGACCTCGAAGCTCTCGAAGGTCAAGAACAACGACGGGATGGGTCTCGTCAAGGGTATCGGGAGTGGCTTCTCCTACTTCGGGTTCAACGGTCGCCGCAAGCCGCTCGACGACGTCGCGTTCAAGCAGACGATGTCGTTCCTGTTCGACGAGTACTTCTGGATTCAACGGCTGCTCCAGAACAACGCCATCAAAGGCGACTTCGCCCAGACGCCGGGGTATCCCGCACCGCGTCCGGACTACCAGTTCGCCAGCGAGGACGAGATGCTGACCCATCCGGCTACCAACGCCTTCGACTTCCGGTCGGCAGAGGCGGCGGTGCCCGACGTGGAGGCTATCCGCAAGTTCATCACCGACGGAAAAGTCATCGACGGCTCCTCGGGAACGTACGCCGGCAAGGACTACCCCGGCAGCCTCTCGGGCATCAAAGCCAGCCAGTCGGAAGCGAAGTACGACTACACCTTCGGGAAGGTCAAATCGTCGGTCCTCAAGGACCACCAGAGCGCCGACAAGGAGATTCGCGTGGACGGCAAGACCATCCCCGAGGTCATGGACGGCGAACCGATTACCATCTTCATCGACCCGCCGAAGAAGACGCCGAAGGAGGCGAAGGCCATCCAGCGCTGGACGGACAACCTGAAGACCGTCGGTATCCCGGTGAAGACCCAGACGCTGTCGTTCAACACCATGCTGTCGAAGGTGTACCAGCAGGAGGACTTCGACATCTACCCGATGGGCTGGGGCGGCACCGGTCCGTTCGGCAGTTCCGCCTACGCCTTCTTCCACTCGGACAACGCCGACGACCTCTCGAAGAAGGACCACAAATCGGACAAACTCAACGTCGAATCGACGCTGTACAACGCGGTCGGATACGGTCTCTCCGGCGGCAGTGCCGACAAACTGCTCTCGGACGCGCGGACCGAACTGAACCCCGACAAGCGTGACAAACTCAGCGCGAAGGCCCTAGAGCGCATCTACCTCGACATGCCGTACTTCCTCATGGACTACGAGAAGATGAAGTGGCCGGTCAACACCGAGAAGTTCGGCGGATTCATCGACGGACTCGTGGACCCGCCGTACGCGAGTTTCGGCACCGCGCTGAACAACATCCACCTGAAGGAGTAG
- a CDS encoding ATPase, T2SS/T4P/T4SS family — MSDERDAGDDAPDEKRRQAEESSSGGHDADAPTRDGSNARPTDDVSEAAEAGESDTRNSDTEATDSEGAADDVGSGAAADQTVTGDGDDAESGSDVESGNEADAESDEDTEPVDFGDESTDSIEGESEDDTEDESVDDTENETLDSAESELVDDTEGESDADADSSEDGPDALDISDEELASADVTVGEYDWEAFKEEYFYEDGSPPTNWRGKPRPFDAAEYLGYEADETDSRVEDAAGTAAGLSAYFEDFLDPDETPVALGEYLWEHFRYEYYYDDAENGMALPRDESGEVVPFDRGEWLGHDDFPASVFEGGLAVTDLSASFEEWLDPATTPVTKGEYYWEHFKYEYYYEDTSVTAPERPRDEEGDIDRFEKEEWLGFPEEDLEELLAEGAHDARKLRKIEDERTLDVPEELDEDAFFSTVEGHTTLVNRYDLEKEVALPKKQHFREVDRYWVNKPYSFVVIFHSEKENETKYYMVEPYCTPIEDDLQEFLTQKLRSSIKYSSDDVVVDAEEEERGEVIEREALQLLARYDLYAENDGERARQFRELLDRYDETRDAVSAYVDRIRTETDAAFDPIREALERRDGDTDATPGTAEGDSDEDVGDADADAPGADDDSTDDAEPSPDADAATDEVAADGGERTDSSRPSSGVASDGGAVSDDPDAETGTPVETTEEPASPDSTGTSGDGDDETDLPATPNDAGESDLPETADSDDEPRIRLDEYLDLDFEAEGTLREQVRTAVETKIEDLEPDDSGGLDGISVRPEPVLIEEDDETLSEYQAEKLLYYLRRDFVGYERIDGIKHDINVEDISVDGYNSPVFVYHTDHEQVISNVYHGEDELDDFVVKMAQRSGKGISKRQPQVDATLPDGSRAQLTLGREVSDHGTNYTIRQFKDVPFTPVDLVNWNTFSLEEMAFMWLAIENHKSLIFAGGTASGKTTSLNAVSLFIPSNSKIVSIEDTREVELPQRNWIASVTRPSFSDDDKGDVDEFDLLEAALRQRPDYIVMGEIRGEEGRTLFQVMSTGHTTYTTFHADTVGEVLKRFTTEPINVSKTLFTALDLVSIQTQTRVQGSKVRRNKSLTEINEYNAENDEINVQDIFQWRAEDDEFMRLSGSNTMEDIMFDRGWDHDRLEREILKRRVILAYLIKNGLNEYTQVAATVQAFINDPDTILTLVANEQLEESLEDLREMESVQIDVDPKKEEMVPRPDPGEETYELAKGILAEAEDRLLDDYRGADADVEGLAVALAESAEPTDAPAEVEVDPDAESDPESDNPFGDILGGDSGRGGPFQDTESVGPEDSVRNVNDAGELGSFPEVYDEDAAESSEGDDEWPNGLPADRDDEDESGEDGSFGDFEAAFDADDEEDER, encoded by the coding sequence ATGAGCGACGAACGAGACGCTGGGGACGACGCCCCAGACGAAAAACGACGGCAGGCCGAGGAGAGTTCGTCCGGCGGTCACGACGCCGACGCGCCGACACGAGACGGGTCGAACGCGCGGCCGACGGACGACGTCTCGGAGGCGGCCGAGGCGGGAGAATCCGACACCCGGAACTCCGATACGGAAGCGACCGATTCGGAGGGCGCGGCGGATGACGTGGGGTCGGGCGCCGCCGCCGACCAGACGGTAACCGGTGACGGAGACGACGCGGAGTCCGGAAGTGACGTCGAGTCAGGAAACGAAGCCGACGCCGAATCCGACGAGGACACCGAACCGGTGGACTTCGGGGACGAATCGACGGACAGTATCGAAGGTGAATCCGAAGACGACACCGAGGACGAATCGGTGGACGACACCGAGAACGAAACGCTAGACAGCGCCGAGAGCGAACTGGTGGACGATACAGAGGGCGAATCCGACGCCGACGCGGACTCGTCGGAAGACGGGCCGGACGCACTCGACATCAGCGACGAGGAGTTAGCCAGCGCGGACGTCACGGTCGGCGAGTATGACTGGGAGGCGTTCAAGGAGGAGTACTTCTACGAGGACGGGAGTCCCCCGACCAACTGGCGCGGGAAGCCGCGCCCCTTCGACGCCGCGGAGTATCTCGGCTACGAGGCCGACGAGACCGACTCGCGCGTCGAAGACGCCGCCGGGACCGCCGCGGGTCTCAGCGCCTACTTCGAGGACTTCCTCGACCCGGACGAGACGCCGGTCGCGCTCGGCGAGTACCTCTGGGAACACTTCCGGTACGAGTACTACTACGACGACGCCGAGAACGGGATGGCGCTCCCCCGGGACGAGTCGGGCGAGGTCGTCCCCTTCGACCGGGGCGAGTGGCTCGGTCACGACGACTTCCCGGCCAGCGTCTTCGAGGGCGGTCTCGCCGTCACCGACCTGAGCGCGAGTTTCGAGGAGTGGCTCGACCCGGCGACCACGCCCGTCACGAAGGGCGAGTACTACTGGGAGCACTTCAAGTACGAGTACTACTACGAGGACACCAGCGTCACCGCCCCCGAGCGCCCGCGAGACGAGGAGGGCGACATCGACCGCTTCGAGAAGGAGGAGTGGCTGGGCTTCCCCGAAGAGGACCTCGAAGAACTCCTCGCCGAGGGCGCACACGACGCCCGGAAACTCCGGAAAATCGAGGACGAGCGCACCCTCGACGTGCCCGAGGAACTCGACGAGGACGCCTTCTTCTCGACGGTTGAGGGCCACACCACGCTGGTGAACCGCTACGATTTGGAAAAGGAGGTCGCGCTCCCGAAGAAACAGCACTTCAGGGAGGTGGACCGCTACTGGGTCAACAAACCCTACTCGTTCGTCGTCATCTTCCACTCCGAGAAGGAGAACGAGACCAAGTACTACATGGTGGAGCCGTACTGCACGCCCATCGAGGACGACCTGCAGGAGTTCCTGACCCAGAAGCTCCGGTCGTCCATCAAGTACTCCAGCGACGACGTCGTCGTCGACGCGGAGGAAGAAGAACGCGGGGAGGTCATCGAGCGCGAGGCGCTCCAACTGCTCGCCCGCTACGACCTCTACGCCGAGAACGACGGCGAGCGCGCCCGACAGTTCCGTGAACTGCTCGACCGCTACGACGAGACCAGAGACGCCGTCTCGGCGTACGTGGACCGGATTCGGACCGAGACCGACGCCGCCTTCGACCCGATTCGAGAGGCGCTCGAACGACGGGACGGCGATACCGACGCGACGCCCGGAACCGCCGAGGGAGACTCGGACGAAGACGTCGGCGATGCAGATGCCGACGCTCCCGGGGCGGACGACGATTCCACGGACGACGCCGAACCGTCGCCGGACGCCGACGCCGCAACCGACGAGGTCGCGGCCGACGGCGGTGAGCGAACCGACAGTTCGCGACCCTCGTCGGGCGTTGCGTCTGACGGCGGCGCGGTCAGCGACGACCCGGACGCTGAGACCGGAACCCCGGTCGAGACGACCGAGGAACCGGCGTCTCCCGACTCGACAGGGACGTCCGGAGACGGCGACGATGAGACCGACTTACCCGCGACTCCCAACGACGCGGGCGAGAGCGACCTGCCCGAGACGGCAGACTCCGACGACGAACCCCGAATCCGCCTCGACGAGTACCTCGACCTCGACTTCGAGGCCGAGGGGACCCTGCGCGAGCAGGTTCGGACCGCGGTGGAGACCAAAATCGAGGACCTCGAACCCGACGACTCCGGCGGTCTCGACGGTATCTCGGTCCGGCCGGAACCGGTCCTCATCGAGGAGGACGACGAGACCCTTTCGGAGTATCAGGCCGAGAAGTTGCTCTACTACCTCCGGCGGGACTTCGTGGGCTACGAGCGCATCGACGGCATCAAGCACGACATCAACGTCGAGGACATCTCGGTGGACGGCTACAACTCGCCGGTGTTCGTCTACCACACCGACCACGAGCAGGTCATCTCCAACGTCTACCACGGCGAGGACGAACTCGACGACTTCGTGGTCAAGATGGCCCAGCGCTCGGGCAAGGGCATCTCCAAGCGCCAACCGCAGGTGGACGCCACCCTGCCCGACGGGTCGCGCGCCCAGTTGACCCTGGGAAGGGAGGTTTCGGACCACGGGACAAATTACACCATCCGGCAGTTCAAGGACGTGCCGTTCACGCCGGTGGACCTCGTGAACTGGAACACGTTCTCGCTGGAGGAGATGGCGTTCATGTGGCTCGCCATCGAGAACCACAAGTCGCTCATCTTCGCCGGGGGCACCGCGTCCGGGAAGACCACCAGCCTCAACGCGGTGTCGCTGTTCATCCCGAGCAACTCCAAAATCGTCTCCATCGAGGACACCCGCGAGGTCGAACTGCCCCAGCGCAACTGGATTGCCAGCGTCACCCGGCCGTCGTTCTCCGACGACGACAAGGGCGACGTGGACGAGTTCGACCTGCTGGAGGCCGCGCTCCGCCAGCGCCCCGACTACATCGTGATGGGCGAGATTCGGGGCGAGGAGGGTCGGACGCTCTTTCAGGTCATGTCCACGGGGCACACGACCTACACCACCTTCCACGCCGACACCGTGGGCGAGGTGCTGAAGCGGTTCACGACCGAACCCATCAACGTCTCGAAGACGCTGTTCACCGCGCTGGACTTGGTCTCCATCCAGACCCAGACCCGCGTGCAGGGGAGCAAGGTGCGCCGGAACAAGTCGCTCACCGAAATCAACGAGTACAACGCCGAGAACGACGAGATAAACGTTCAGGACATCTTCCAGTGGCGCGCCGAGGACGACGAGTTCATGCGCCTGTCGGGGTCGAACACCATGGAGGACATCATGTTCGACCGCGGGTGGGACCACGACAGACTGGAGCGCGAAATCCTCAAGCGCCGGGTCATCCTCGCGTACCTCATCAAGAACGGTCTCAACGAGTACACGCAGGTCGCCGCCACGGTGCAGGCGTTCATCAACGACCCCGACACCATCCTGACGCTCGTGGCCAACGAGCAGCTCGAGGAGAGCCTCGAAGACCTCCGGGAGATGGAGAGCGTCCAAATCGACGTGGACCCCAAGAAGGAGGAGATGGTGCCCCGACCCGACCCCGGCGAGGAGACCTACGAACTCGCCAAGGGCATCCTCGCGGAGGCCGAGGACCGACTCCTCGACGACTACCGCGGCGCGGACGCCGACGTGGAGGGTCTCGCGGTCGCGCTCGCGGAGTCCGCCGAACCCACCGACGCGCCCGCCGAAGTCGAGGTGGACCCCGACGCCGAATCCGACCCCGAGTCGGACAACCCGTTCGGGGACATTCTCGGCGGTGACTCGGGCCGGGGCGG
- a CDS encoding ABC transporter permease → MTRISARYLGKRLVVSYLTLLVIMSLLFVLIRSMPGSFIGSMITPELDQDDIMRLRETWGLNEPLWRQYVDFMINYQTGQFGRSPTYKEPVWDIIIRRLPRTMILFGSAFIVQFIVGPLVGMYLGWWRGTRKDKSIFTTSLAVYSMPAFWISWLFIWLFNYELGWLPSTYMFTKFANFEWTTMSIIVDVLKHITLPLVSIAFVSWVGAMLVMRPAMNNVTSEDYVFLAQAKGLSERTVMIKHAARNALIPVATQAIVGLAFLLDGSVIIENVFSWPGLGQVIVTSVLSRDYPVSQAAFFMLAVLIVVMRLATDIAYTYLDPRIKFGGDS, encoded by the coding sequence ATGACACGAATTAGTGCAAGATACTTGGGCAAGCGATTGGTCGTGTCCTATCTGACCTTGCTTGTCATCATGTCGCTCCTCTTCGTCCTCATCAGGAGTATGCCGGGTTCGTTCATCGGTTCGATGATTACCCCGGAACTCGACCAGGACGACATCATGAGGCTGCGAGAGACTTGGGGCCTAAACGAACCGCTTTGGAGACAGTACGTCGATTTCATGATTAACTACCAGACCGGCCAGTTCGGACGGTCGCCGACGTACAAAGAGCCAGTTTGGGACATCATCATCCGACGGCTTCCGCGCACGATGATACTGTTCGGCAGCGCGTTCATCGTCCAGTTCATCGTCGGTCCGCTCGTCGGGATGTACCTCGGCTGGTGGCGTGGCACGCGGAAGGACAAGAGCATCTTCACGACGAGCCTCGCCGTCTACTCGATGCCGGCGTTCTGGATTTCGTGGTTGTTCATCTGGTTGTTCAACTACGAACTCGGCTGGTTACCGAGCACGTACATGTTCACCAAGTTCGCCAACTTCGAGTGGACGACGATGTCGATAATCGTGGACGTGCTCAAACACATCACCCTCCCGCTCGTCAGCATCGCGTTCGTCTCGTGGGTCGGTGCCATGTTGGTCATGCGACCCGCGATGAACAACGTGACCAGCGAGGATTACGTGTTCCTCGCGCAGGCGAAGGGACTCAGCGAACGGACGGTCATGATAAAGCACGCCGCGCGAAACGCGTTAATTCCGGTCGCGACACAGGCTATTGTCGGACTCGCGTTCCTGCTCGACGGCAGTGTCATCATCGAGAACGTGTTCAGTTGGCCGGGTCTCGGGCAGGTCATCGTCACGTCGGTGCTGAGCAGAGACTACCCCGTCTCGCAGGCGGCGTTCTTCATGCTCGCCGTCCTCATCGTCGTCATGCGACTCGCGACGGACATCGCGTACACGTATCTCGACCCGCGCATCAAGTTCGGGGGTGATTCCTGA
- a CDS encoding ABC transporter permease: MAAETESSSQFDSLKERWRPRIERFRRGWDRFTEEKMGVLGIVIMVVFVTWALFPDVFAPHSLEWRAYLGTEPGRLTAEQAESLPHPPAFGDPFFAPLGTNYLGEGILTLIIHAADDALYIGFAAGLLSSLVGVPLGLVSGFYGNTWIDEMIQRIVDVMYGLPFLPFLIVLVAIRGITTTNIILGIAVTSWLNNCIIIRGETLSLKERSYVESAKVAGASDTRIVFRHIMPNVLPLAFVFLAQDAAIAILSQASLAYLGLADFTANSWGLMLQNIKSNGYVFDAWWWLVPPGACIMLVAAAFYFVGFSMEDVTNPQEDS, from the coding sequence ATGGCCGCCGAAACCGAGAGCAGTTCGCAGTTCGACTCGCTGAAGGAGCGCTGGCGACCCCGAATCGAGCGGTTCCGCCGAGGATGGGACCGGTTCACCGAGGAGAAGATGGGTGTCCTCGGTATCGTCATCATGGTCGTGTTCGTCACTTGGGCGCTGTTCCCCGACGTGTTCGCTCCCCATTCACTGGAGTGGCGAGCGTATCTAGGAACCGAACCCGGACGACTGACGGCCGAACAGGCCGAGTCGCTTCCCCACCCGCCGGCGTTCGGCGACCCGTTCTTCGCCCCGCTCGGGACGAACTACCTCGGGGAGGGTATCCTGACGCTGATAATCCACGCCGCCGACGACGCGCTGTACATCGGCTTCGCCGCGGGACTCCTGTCGAGTCTCGTCGGCGTTCCGCTCGGACTCGTCAGCGGCTTCTACGGGAACACGTGGATAGACGAGATGATTCAGCGCATCGTCGACGTGATGTACGGCCTGCCGTTCCTTCCGTTCCTCATCGTCCTCGTGGCGATTCGAGGTATCACGACGACGAACATCATCCTCGGCATCGCGGTCACCTCGTGGCTCAACAACTGCATCATCATCCGCGGGGAGACGCTCTCGCTGAAGGAACGCTCGTACGTCGAGTCTGCGAAGGTCGCGGGCGCGAGCGACACGCGAATCGTGTTCCGACACATCATGCCCAACGTCCTGCCGTTGGCGTTCGTCTTCCTCGCGCAGGACGCCGCCATCGCCATCCTGTCGCAGGCGTCGCTGGCGTACCTCGGACTGGCGGACTTCACCGCCAACTCGTGGGGCCTGATGCTCCAGAACATCAAGTCGAACGGATACGTCTTCGACGCGTGGTGGTGGCTCGTTCCGCCGGGGGCCTGCATCATGCTCGTCGCGGCCGCGTTCTACTTCGTCGGCTTCTCGATGGAGGACGTGACCAACCCGCAGGAGGACAGCTAA